A single region of the Azotosporobacter soli genome encodes:
- the tnpA gene encoding IS200/IS605 family transposase — protein sequence MDNSSLAHTKWKCKYHIVFAPKYRRQIIYGKIKSDIGVILRKLCEHKGVEIIEASACPDHVHMLVSIPPKISVSSFVGYLKGKSSLMIFDRHANLKYRYGNRQFWCKGYYVDTVGRNKKAIEEYIKNQLKDDVIAEQLTLKELVDPFTGEPAKKSK from the coding sequence ATGGATAACAGCAGTTTAGCACACACAAAATGGAAATGCAAATACCATATAGTTTTCGCACCGAAATACAGAAGACAAATCATATATGGGAAAATAAAAAGTGATATCGGAGTTATACTGAGAAAGCTATGCGAACATAAAGGTGTTGAAATTATAGAAGCAAGTGCTTGCCCGGATCACGTTCACATGTTGGTAAGCATACCGCCGAAAATAAGCGTGTCAAGTTTTGTGGGGTATCTAAAAGGAAAGAGTTCATTAATGATATTTGATAGGCATGCGAACTTGAAATATCGATATGGCAATCGACAGTTTTGGTGTAAAGGATACTATGTAGATACAGTAGGTCGAAATAAAAAAGCAATTGAAGAGTATATCAAAAATCAGTTAAAAGACGATGTGATCGCCGAGCAACTTACTTTGAAAGAGCTAGTTGACCCGTTCACGGGTGAGCCAGCAAAAAAGTCGAAATAA
- a CDS encoding methyl-accepting chemotaxis protein, with product MKLRGKLTLIFSVLTLLVLLITSIVGYKFAEQQVTSGIERELNESINAHANKLDGWLISKAKMLEITVGTLKSTVGDGEITVPMLAGYKTVDKELSDVYFGSAEGKMIDGSGWTPPADYDPRARSWYKDVKAQDKLIFTDPYLDMVTKKMAVSVALPVKNAAGQLRGVAAEDILMQTLVDSIKDITLNGEGYAYLLDAKGVMLAHPVAELVNKNVLNDESDKASAARTKEMLSNERGFIKYSFNDKDVMVVYKKVPATGWVLAIAVPQEVVYKPLAALKWLYGALTLGAMLLVLLVTFITAKRMTKPMEILASQVNVVANGDLTVQATVNGQDEIASLATDFNKMVRNLRKLILEVNHSAEQVAASSEELTASAEESAKASSQVAGSITDIAQGTDEQLRAVEQAEDVVKAISDGIERMTVDADKAVQKSAQAAERAKASGLSIDKAVHQMQLIEETVNTSAQVVANLGERSKEIGQIVETISGIAGQTNLLALNAAIEAARAGEQGRGFAVVADEVRKLAEQSQEAAKQIAALIGEIQSETAKAVAAMDSGTHEVSVGTQVVNEAGGAFTEIDGLVRQVVEQIEGFSSAMQQIDNGSRSIVSSMKTIDALSKKAAGETQTVSAATEEQSASMQEIASASQNLAEMAQKLQETVKQFEV from the coding sequence ATGAAATTACGCGGCAAACTTACGTTGATCTTTTCGGTACTGACACTGCTCGTGTTGCTGATTACATCGATTGTCGGTTATAAATTTGCCGAACAACAAGTGACGAGCGGAATTGAAAGGGAACTGAATGAAAGCATCAATGCGCATGCGAACAAGTTGGACGGTTGGTTGATCAGTAAAGCGAAGATGCTGGAAATTACAGTGGGAACGCTGAAAAGTACGGTCGGAGACGGTGAAATTACGGTGCCGATGCTGGCCGGATACAAGACGGTGGACAAGGAATTATCGGATGTGTATTTCGGTTCGGCGGAAGGGAAAATGATTGACGGCAGCGGCTGGACGCCGCCGGCGGATTATGACCCGCGCGCTCGTTCCTGGTATAAGGATGTAAAAGCGCAGGATAAGTTGATCTTTACCGATCCGTATCTGGATATGGTTACGAAGAAGATGGCGGTGTCGGTCGCGCTGCCGGTGAAAAACGCGGCAGGCCAATTGCGCGGCGTGGCGGCGGAAGATATTTTGATGCAGACGCTTGTCGATAGCATCAAAGATATCACTCTGAACGGTGAGGGGTATGCGTATCTGCTTGACGCAAAGGGCGTGATGCTGGCGCATCCGGTAGCCGAGCTGGTGAACAAGAATGTATTGAATGATGAAAGCGACAAAGCATCTGCGGCGCGAACCAAAGAAATGCTAAGCAATGAACGGGGCTTCATCAAGTACAGCTTTAATGACAAGGACGTCATGGTCGTATACAAGAAAGTGCCTGCAACGGGCTGGGTCTTGGCGATTGCGGTGCCGCAAGAGGTCGTGTACAAGCCGTTGGCGGCGCTGAAGTGGCTCTATGGGGCGCTTACGTTGGGCGCGATGCTCCTAGTGCTTTTGGTCACGTTCATCACCGCGAAGCGGATGACGAAGCCGATGGAAATTCTGGCTTCACAGGTGAATGTCGTAGCGAACGGCGATTTGACGGTACAGGCGACCGTTAATGGTCAGGATGAGATTGCTTCTCTGGCAACGGATTTCAACAAGATGGTAAGGAATTTGCGCAAGCTGATCCTTGAGGTGAATCATAGCGCCGAGCAGGTGGCGGCATCTTCGGAAGAGTTGACGGCCAGCGCGGAGGAATCGGCCAAGGCGTCGAGCCAGGTGGCCGGTTCGATTACCGATATCGCGCAAGGTACGGACGAACAATTGCGCGCGGTTGAGCAGGCGGAAGACGTGGTCAAAGCGATATCGGACGGAATTGAGCGTATGACGGTCGATGCTGACAAAGCGGTGCAAAAATCGGCGCAGGCGGCCGAACGCGCTAAGGCGAGCGGTCTTTCAATCGACAAGGCGGTGCATCAAATGCAGTTGATCGAAGAGACGGTCAACACGTCGGCGCAGGTCGTTGCGAATCTTGGCGAACGTTCGAAGGAAATCGGCCAGATTGTTGAGACGATTTCCGGCATTGCCGGGCAGACGAATTTGCTGGCGCTCAATGCGGCGATTGAAGCGGCGCGCGCCGGAGAACAAGGGCGGGGGTTTGCCGTAGTGGCCGATGAGGTTCGTAAACTAGCAGAGCAGTCGCAGGAAGCCGCCAAGCAAATTGCCGCGTTGATTGGTGAAATTCAAAGTGAGACTGCGAAGGCGGTTGCAGCGATGGACAGCGGCACACATGAGGTCAGCGTTGGGACACAGGTCGTCAATGAAGCGGGCGGCGCGTTCACTGAAATCGACGGATTGGTGCGGCAGGTAGTGGAACAAATCGAAGGCTTCTCGTCTGCGATGCAACAGATCGACAATGGAAGCCGAAGCATCGTTTCATCGATGAAAACGATTGATGCGTTGAGCAAGAAGGCGGCTGGGGAAACGCAGACGGTATCGGCTGCGACCGAAGAACAGTCGGCGTCGATGCAGGAAATCGCGTCGGCGAGCCAAAATCTGGCCGAAATGGCGCAAAAACTGCAGGAAACGGTGAAGCAATTCGAGGTGTGA
- a CDS encoding 5'-methylthioadenosine/adenosylhomocysteine nucleosidase yields MILGIIGAMQEEIELLLTKVKTEKTVEKAGLKFFVATYKGVKVVIVKSGIGKVNAALCAQILISEFAVTGVVNVGCAGGVIPSLEIGDVVVADEVVEHDYDLSTVWPSFKVGQLPEIGQFMQTDATYRQAAIKAAQSITDIGVSTGRVASGDTFVSDSALRQRIVDAVAPAAVEMEGAAIGHVCVLNKVPFVVIRSISDNASTGAHSSFEEFLPKAAANAAAILLAMLDGFAAQ; encoded by the coding sequence ATGATATTGGGAATTATTGGCGCGATGCAGGAAGAAATCGAACTGTTATTGACGAAGGTGAAGACCGAAAAGACCGTTGAAAAGGCCGGGCTGAAATTCTTCGTCGCAACCTATAAGGGAGTAAAAGTCGTCATTGTCAAAAGCGGCATCGGCAAGGTCAATGCGGCGCTGTGTGCGCAAATCCTGATTTCGGAATTTGCCGTGACCGGAGTTGTCAATGTCGGCTGCGCGGGCGGCGTAATCCCGAGTTTGGAAATTGGCGACGTTGTCGTAGCGGATGAGGTTGTTGAACACGATTATGATTTGAGTACGGTATGGCCATCGTTCAAGGTGGGGCAATTGCCGGAGATCGGCCAGTTCATGCAAACCGATGCGACGTACCGCCAAGCGGCGATTAAAGCGGCGCAGTCCATTACGGATATCGGCGTATCAACCGGAAGAGTGGCGAGCGGCGACACTTTCGTCAGCGATTCGGCGCTGCGTCAGCGGATCGTCGATGCGGTCGCACCGGCCGCGGTGGAAATGGAAGGCGCGGCAATCGGTCATGTCTGCGTTTTGAACAAAGTTCCGTTCGTCGTAATCCGTTCGATCTCTGATAACGCATCGACCGGCGCGCATAGCTCGTTCGAGGAATTCCTGCCCAAGGCGGCTGCGAATGCGGCGGCCATCCTGCTGGCGATGCTGGACGGCTTTGCAGCGCAATAA
- a CDS encoding response regulator transcription factor — MKRILLIEDDRDIAELERDYLQLNGYQADIVSDGLLGLSHALSGVYHLIVVDLMLPKKDGFEIIKEIRRNLEVPILIVSARSDDIDKIRGLDFGADDYLTKPFSPAELVARIKSHIKRYERLKGPIASTVLQHRGLEITPASRKVSVNGNPVTFTAKEYDLLFFLASNPNIVFSKSHLFDTLWDDDFCGDTATVAVHIQKIRKKIETDPAAPEYIETLWGAGYRFNA, encoded by the coding sequence ATGAAACGAATCTTGCTCATTGAAGACGACCGCGACATCGCCGAGCTCGAACGCGATTATCTGCAACTAAACGGCTATCAGGCCGACATCGTATCCGATGGTCTGCTCGGACTCAGCCATGCACTGTCCGGCGTCTATCATTTGATCGTCGTCGATCTGATGCTGCCGAAAAAAGACGGTTTTGAAATCATCAAGGAAATTCGCCGGAACCTCGAAGTGCCGATTCTTATCGTCTCGGCGCGCAGCGATGACATCGACAAAATAAGAGGCCTCGACTTCGGTGCAGACGATTATCTGACAAAACCATTCAGTCCCGCCGAATTGGTCGCGCGAATCAAATCACATATCAAACGCTATGAACGCCTCAAAGGCCCTATTGCCTCCACCGTCCTGCAACATCGTGGACTCGAAATCACTCCGGCCTCGCGCAAAGTCAGCGTCAACGGCAACCCCGTCACCTTTACCGCCAAAGAATATGATTTGCTGTTTTTTCTGGCTTCCAATCCAAACATCGTATTCAGCAAGTCTCATTTGTTCGACACGCTGTGGGACGATGACTTCTGCGGAGATACGGCGACTGTCGCGGTTCACATTCAAAAAATACGCAAAAAAATTGAAACCGACCCAGCCGCACCGGAATACATCGAAACGCTTTGGGGTGCAGGCTACCGCTTCAACGCTTAA
- a CDS encoding HAMP domain-containing sensor histidine kinase: protein MFKCRASRSQPDTQPNSCCSDPFLMRLRMIHGHHHRDFHRHHRNFRRLRPILLLFNLLLLYLLFTWLGFEGVALFLAALIIIKEVAHFFFLERFEKRIFVPLENLKLGIDEIANGNYNVKVNCAEPNDLSLLILSFNEMAQKLAESEQMQAEYEANRKELIANISHDLKTPITAIQGYIEALCDAQTPPTAQEKYLRTIHSNAIYINNLIDDLFLFSKLDMAKLEFCYAPVSIRPFLSDFMEEYEFDLREKGVSFQYCDALTQDYQIKIDGKRFHQAFNNLISNAVTHSTDGQLAIRVTVSAADNWLTLAVSDNGPGIPADQLPFIFDRFFRVDSERKKDYASTGLGLAIAKELIEAHGGTISVVSELGQGCCFSLRLPLSDALEQEAPL from the coding sequence ATGTTTAAATGTCGCGCCTCGCGCTCTCAGCCGGACACGCAGCCAAACAGTTGCTGCAGCGATCCTTTTCTCATGCGTCTGCGCATGATTCACGGACATCACCATCGCGACTTTCATCGTCATCATCGCAATTTTCGCCGGCTTCGCCCGATCCTTTTACTTTTTAACCTGTTGCTCTTATATTTGTTATTCACTTGGCTTGGTTTTGAAGGAGTCGCTCTTTTTCTCGCCGCTTTGATTATTATAAAAGAAGTCGCGCATTTTTTCTTTCTCGAACGTTTTGAAAAAAGAATTTTTGTCCCGCTCGAAAACCTTAAGTTAGGTATCGATGAAATTGCCAACGGAAATTACAACGTGAAAGTAAATTGCGCCGAGCCAAACGATCTCAGCTTGCTGATTCTTTCGTTCAACGAAATGGCGCAAAAATTGGCCGAAAGCGAGCAAATGCAGGCTGAGTACGAAGCCAATCGCAAAGAATTAATCGCCAACATCTCGCACGATTTGAAAACGCCGATCACCGCTATCCAAGGTTATATCGAAGCGCTGTGCGACGCACAGACGCCGCCGACTGCGCAAGAAAAATATTTACGCACGATCCATTCCAACGCCATATACATTAATAATCTGATTGACGACTTATTCCTCTTCTCCAAGCTGGACATGGCCAAGCTTGAGTTTTGCTATGCCCCCGTCTCGATCCGCCCATTTCTCAGCGATTTTATGGAAGAATATGAATTTGACCTGCGCGAAAAAGGCGTTTCCTTTCAGTATTGCGACGCATTGACGCAAGACTATCAGATAAAAATCGACGGCAAGCGCTTTCATCAAGCCTTTAACAATCTGATCAGCAATGCGGTAACACACAGCACTGACGGCCAGCTCGCAATCCGCGTGACCGTATCGGCAGCGGACAACTGGCTTACGCTGGCCGTTTCCGACAACGGCCCCGGCATTCCCGCCGATCAATTGCCGTTTATCTTCGACCGTTTTTTCCGCGTCGACAGCGAACGCAAAAAAGACTACGCCAGTACCGGTCTGGGCCTTGCAATCGCCAAAGAATTGATTGAAGCGCATGGCGGCACGATCAGCGTCGTCAGCGAGCTTGGTCAGGGATGCTGCTTTTCGCTCCGTCTGCCGCTCTCAGACGCGCTGGAACAGGAGGCTCCTTTATGA